Proteins from one Faecalibacterium sp. I3-3-33 genomic window:
- a CDS encoding penicillin-binding transpeptidase domain-containing protein, with protein MLNLPRKYFSRRAFLGAAAAVGLAATTGKFFQQAGAVPSAEKENIENWRTKFTKEAQRSQTIEGAIVDRNGEPLTEPGDPGTPAKVLDISYGSLIGLRTAGGELTGLRKTYQEELVYSTLPGKGAGRTLHLTIDSELQKVAYSLISGTRGTCAVMNARTGSMLACATSRGTLEFDVNHYAELYDVYKREPNFFADPLITPMAPGSVMKLITASAMLKNGVDMTYYDDGPYHGISNFNKKSYGKLDLNRAVVHSSNTYFAHGAEMVGTSNFLKEAGQWGFADAVPAPTVIPSYEGTALKSSLGLQADSSEANLRQIGFGQGSALVTPIQVLLWYGALALNNDEAVGAPHIVDYIEDPNTVEDAKYIETRPALPAMFAGYGKTQETLRAAFAGAAEAYKLKNDKLKAIYGKTGTATQPDGKNTTLLAFSFITQRKEAYVAIITRSGTDKTSAILKEPARALLKHTLEVIE; from the coding sequence ATGCTGAACCTGCCCCGGAAATATTTTTCTCGACGCGCGTTCCTCGGTGCTGCAGCTGCAGTAGGTCTGGCCGCAACGACCGGCAAGTTTTTCCAGCAGGCGGGAGCTGTCCCCTCTGCTGAAAAAGAAAACATCGAAAACTGGCGGACTAAATTTACCAAGGAAGCGCAGCGCAGCCAGACCATCGAGGGCGCCATCGTAGACCGGAACGGTGAGCCCCTGACCGAGCCCGGCGACCCCGGCACCCCGGCCAAGGTACTGGATATCAGCTACGGGTCGCTCATCGGCCTGCGCACCGCAGGCGGCGAGCTGACAGGCTTGCGCAAGACCTATCAGGAGGAGTTGGTGTACAGTACCCTTCCCGGTAAAGGTGCAGGACGCACACTGCATTTGACCATTGACAGCGAATTGCAGAAGGTTGCTTACAGCCTGATTTCTGGCACTCGCGGTACCTGCGCGGTGATGAACGCGCGTACAGGCTCTATGCTGGCCTGTGCCACAAGTCGTGGTACGCTTGAGTTTGACGTAAACCATTACGCAGAGTTGTATGACGTTTATAAGCGTGAGCCAAACTTTTTTGCAGACCCGCTTATCACACCTATGGCACCCGGCAGTGTGATGAAATTGATCACGGCGTCTGCCATGTTGAAAAACGGCGTAGATATGACGTATTACGATGATGGGCCTTACCATGGAATCAGCAATTTCAATAAGAAAAGCTATGGAAAACTTGATTTAAACCGCGCGGTAGTTCATTCGTCCAACACATACTTCGCGCACGGCGCAGAAATGGTCGGTACATCAAACTTTTTGAAAGAAGCCGGACAGTGGGGCTTCGCGGACGCGGTTCCTGCTCCCACGGTGATCCCTTCTTACGAAGGGACGGCTCTGAAGTCCTCTCTCGGTCTCCAAGCAGATAGCAGCGAAGCAAACCTCCGCCAGATCGGCTTCGGCCAGGGCAGCGCCCTTGTGACGCCCATACAGGTCTTGCTTTGGTACGGTGCACTGGCTCTGAATAATGATGAAGCTGTTGGCGCTCCGCATATTGTCGATTACATCGAAGATCCCAATACTGTGGAGGATGCGAAATATATTGAGACAAGACCTGCCCTGCCTGCCATGTTTGCCGGATACGGCAAAACTCAAGAGACCCTGCGCGCGGCTTTTGCAGGCGCGGCCGAAGCTTATAAGCTGAAAAACGACAAATTAAAGGCAATTTATGGAAAAACCGGCACGGCGACCCAGCCCGACGGAAAAAACACGACACTGCTTGCGTTTTCCTTCATCACACAGCGTAAGGAAGCCTATGTAGCCATTATCACCCGGAGCGGTACCGACAAAACATCGGCCATTTTGAAGGAGCCAGCACGGGCACTGTTGAAACACACCTTGGAGGTGATTGAATGA
- a CDS encoding sugar transferase, whose translation MSKFQHDVMLRIVKILNVLMIELPFAACWFLYYSHQTYANLAWEGHFAILGLFFILYIVLGKIYDAFWMSMQRVSELVYGQILGAMATDGILYIVICLMSAKLCNLLPGIAAIVGQLVMAAIWASCAHKWYYKTFPPQKTAVVYDVRHGMEKLINEYGLSQKYDVQVTLSVSECLADLSILDGMETVFVSGVHSHERNIILKHCVGKGINMFVIPRVGDVIMSGAWPMHMFHLPMLRVGRYMASPEFLFIKRAMDIVISLVALIILSPLFLITAIAVKSDGGPAFYKQVRLTKDGKQFEILKFRSMRVDAEKDGVARLSTGDKDDRITKVGHIIRACRLDELPQLLNILKGDLSVVGPRPERPEIAAQYCEEMPEFALRLQAKAGLTGYAQVYGKYNTTPYDKLQMDLMYIAHPSLIEDLKIMLATVKILFMPESTEGVSEGQTTAMSGKK comes from the coding sequence ATGTCAAAGTTTCAGCATGATGTAATGTTGCGGATTGTAAAGATCTTGAATGTTCTGATGATCGAGCTGCCGTTTGCGGCCTGCTGGTTCCTGTACTACTCGCACCAGACCTATGCAAATCTGGCATGGGAGGGTCATTTTGCGATTTTGGGCCTGTTTTTTATCCTGTACATTGTACTCGGTAAAATCTACGATGCGTTCTGGATGTCGATGCAGCGGGTCTCAGAACTGGTGTACGGCCAGATACTTGGCGCTATGGCAACCGATGGTATTTTATACATTGTAATCTGCCTGATGTCGGCAAAGCTCTGCAATCTGTTGCCGGGTATTGCGGCAATTGTAGGGCAGCTGGTGATGGCTGCGATCTGGGCATCTTGTGCACATAAATGGTACTACAAGACCTTCCCGCCGCAGAAGACCGCAGTTGTCTACGATGTACGTCATGGTATGGAAAAGCTCATCAACGAGTATGGTCTGAGCCAGAAATACGACGTGCAGGTTACCCTGAGCGTGTCGGAGTGCTTGGCAGACCTGAGCATTCTGGACGGCATGGAGACTGTTTTTGTCAGTGGTGTTCACAGCCATGAGCGCAACATTATCCTGAAGCACTGCGTAGGGAAGGGCATCAATATGTTCGTCATTCCCCGCGTTGGCGACGTTATTATGAGCGGCGCGTGGCCCATGCATATGTTCCATCTGCCGATGCTGCGCGTCGGTCGCTACATGGCAAGTCCGGAATTCTTGTTCATCAAGCGTGCGATGGATATTGTGATCTCGCTGGTGGCACTGATCATCTTGAGCCCACTGTTCCTGATCACGGCCATTGCGGTCAAATCCGATGGTGGTCCCGCCTTCTACAAGCAGGTTCGCCTGACCAAGGACGGCAAGCAGTTCGAGATTCTGAAGTTCCGCTCTATGCGTGTGGATGCGGAAAAGGATGGCGTGGCACGTCTTTCCACCGGCGACAAAGATGACCGTATTACAAAGGTCGGCCACATTATTCGCGCCTGCCGCCTGGACGAGCTGCCCCAGTTGCTGAACATCCTAAAGGGTGATTTGTCTGTTGTTGGTCCGCGCCCGGAGCGGCCGGAGATCGCTGCTCAGTACTGCGAGGAGATGCCTGAGTTTGCACTGCGCTTGCAGGCAAAGGCTGGTCTGACTGGTTATGCGCAGGTGTATGGCAAGTACAACACCACCCCCTACGATAAGCTGCAGATGGATTTGATGTATATTGCGCATCCCAGTCTGATTGAGGATTTGAAAATCATGCTGGCGACTGTGAAGATCCTGTTTATGCCAGAGTCCACAGAGGGCGTCTCCGAGGGGCAGACTACTGCCATGAGTGGCAAAAAGTGA
- a CDS encoding DUF1887 family protein — MATRTICFPISGYPYCKEQPVTFTWIKGSKRQNIRAVHDAVHTTDPDVSILEVSSASVQPEGEAVSSLRLLLRLDSVAQDVPISTVFEAAKVFEHGGPFADLLTCAPSKVHKDARLRTNGKLLRYSLEGSEYPAEPYPDSFFEWLYCRALKQFPEKAAQLSRYHAFSDIAAAADSKKYYGDSSRAAAIYVGLAAAGKLPCIDSYESFIAEVYTEPKPLPKSGKSETASKKTPEVSAPAKEIPADESSQSDNANIPDSAQMEHILELPKATGLLLSLAKNAGLSANNSSELAYKGKEFFLAAYQKALKNKTLQINIHKNKITFPMEEHDSGFHAVGVLTRSPAWEYGWKFNYLAENTSGAEKPEVKAKIQKPLTALEHLERCGYKIVQQVVPEKLPPIAVQRMAWKTGEALCDPVVVDFLQFIRTHMQSDGSFSFRIPKGASKKSFTTLSEIAQTWDKMGLFAAIVIYPQNIVYELAQNETVRHFLSGKWLELFVEHQVQQILNRYQEEQGAEVSVCSNVILSETASAGSTHELDVVFSINGKFFWVEAKSSSRSIDYGKYASLCEKLNVTPESLLLVNSDLSVEECEGVSYFWNYRVANCATITQELESMIAKQIESTWNTALSTD, encoded by the coding sequence ATGGCTACACGAACCATTTGTTTTCCCATATCCGGCTACCCCTATTGCAAAGAACAGCCGGTGACATTCACATGGATAAAAGGTAGCAAGCGGCAGAATATCCGTGCCGTCCATGATGCCGTCCATACAACAGACCCGGATGTTTCCATTCTGGAAGTCAGTTCCGCATCCGTTCAGCCGGAAGGGGAGGCTGTTTCTTCTCTGCGGCTTCTGCTGCGTCTGGATTCTGTTGCGCAGGATGTGCCCATCAGCACAGTTTTTGAAGCTGCCAAGGTATTTGAACATGGTGGGCCATTCGCTGACCTTCTGACCTGTGCGCCATCCAAAGTCCATAAGGACGCTCGGCTGCGAACCAATGGAAAGTTGCTGCGCTACTCTCTGGAAGGAAGTGAGTATCCGGCAGAGCCATACCCAGATTCATTTTTCGAGTGGCTCTACTGCCGTGCGTTGAAGCAGTTCCCGGAAAAGGCTGCGCAGCTGAGCAGATATCATGCCTTTTCTGATATTGCTGCCGCAGCAGATTCTAAAAAGTATTATGGTGATTCCTCGCGGGCGGCTGCAATCTATGTAGGACTTGCAGCGGCTGGAAAACTTCCGTGCATCGATTCCTATGAATCATTCATTGCGGAAGTTTACACGGAGCCAAAGCCCTTGCCCAAGTCTGGAAAGTCTGAGACTGCTTCAAAAAAGACGCCCGAGGTTTCTGCACCGGCAAAGGAGATTCCGGCAGACGAATCGTCGCAGTCCGATAATGCAAATATTCCGGACTCTGCGCAGATGGAGCATATCCTTGAGCTGCCCAAAGCGACCGGTCTGCTCCTCTCTTTGGCAAAAAATGCTGGTCTTTCTGCAAATAATTCCAGTGAGCTGGCGTATAAGGGAAAGGAATTTTTTCTTGCCGCTTATCAGAAAGCACTAAAAAACAAAACGCTCCAAATCAATATTCATAAGAACAAGATCACTTTTCCGATGGAAGAGCATGACAGCGGATTTCATGCGGTCGGAGTGCTGACCCGTTCGCCTGCTTGGGAATACGGATGGAAGTTCAACTATCTGGCCGAGAATACATCCGGCGCAGAAAAGCCCGAAGTCAAAGCAAAAATCCAGAAGCCTTTGACCGCATTGGAGCATCTGGAACGCTGTGGGTATAAAATCGTTCAGCAGGTCGTGCCGGAAAAACTCCCACCGATTGCTGTTCAGCGGATGGCATGGAAAACAGGCGAAGCTCTTTGCGACCCGGTGGTGGTGGATTTCTTGCAGTTTATCCGAACACATATGCAGAGCGACGGCTCTTTTTCGTTCCGTATCCCAAAGGGTGCGTCCAAAAAATCGTTTACCACACTTTCAGAGATTGCTCAGACGTGGGACAAAATGGGACTTTTTGCAGCCATTGTGATCTACCCGCAGAATATCGTCTATGAACTTGCGCAAAACGAAACCGTCCGGCATTTTTTGAGCGGAAAGTGGCTGGAGCTTTTTGTAGAGCATCAGGTTCAGCAGATCCTGAACCGCTATCAGGAGGAGCAGGGCGCAGAAGTTTCGGTTTGCTCCAATGTGATTCTTTCAGAAACGGCATCCGCAGGGAGCACGCATGAGCTGGATGTCGTGTTCTCCATCAATGGAAAATTTTTCTGGGTAGAAGCCAAATCCTCCAGCCGAAGCATTGATTATGGAAAATATGCTTCTCTGTGCGAAAAGCTGAACGTGACACCAGAAAGCTTGCTTTTGGTCAACAGCGATTTGTCCGTGGAAGAGTGCGAAGGTGTTTCTTATTTCTGGAATTACCGCGTTGCAAATTGTGCAACCATCACGCAGGAACTGGAAAGCATGATCGCTAAACAAATTGAAAGCACCTGGAATACTGCTCTGAGTACAGACTGA
- a CDS encoding tyrosine-type recombinase/integrase has protein sequence MARRGENIHKRKDGRWEGRYIKARTPEGKIQWGYVYGTVYAEVKRVLIQKKAEAGFYNLKRTDLTFEALAEVWLHSQRNAVKESTYAHYSYTLHKYLLPVLSKVPVASLEESFLEQAMQQIIAPIDAAHKPLGNSSARECLSMLRRICKYAAHLRLIRPMELEVALPKAIDKISVPLSPAEQQRLYQYVQENPTPRKIGLLLGLELGLRIGEICGLQWGDFDLKLGTLKINRTVCRISCGNGHTKVVIQTPKSRTSRREIPIPKQLLIMLKKLRGCVSNAAWFLSGNESKPTEPRCYRKSIKAYLKQATVRQVRPHALRHTFATTCLQAGCDVKTLSELLGHANANITLQRYVHSDLTRKRREMNRIFSHQVSMRGRSMLNMT, from the coding sequence ATGGCACGACGGGGAGAAAACATTCACAAACGCAAGGATGGCCGGTGGGAAGGCCGCTACATCAAAGCGCGTACACCGGAGGGAAAGATCCAGTGGGGCTACGTCTATGGCACGGTCTATGCTGAGGTCAAACGTGTGCTGATTCAAAAGAAAGCAGAGGCAGGCTTCTACAATCTAAAGAGAACCGACCTGACCTTTGAAGCACTGGCTGAGGTATGGCTGCACTCCCAGCGGAATGCCGTAAAAGAATCCACCTATGCGCATTACTCGTACACGCTGCACAAATATCTTCTTCCAGTTTTGAGTAAAGTGCCAGTTGCATCTCTTGAGGAAAGTTTTCTGGAACAGGCTATGCAGCAGATCATTGCGCCGATAGATGCCGCACACAAGCCGCTGGGGAACTCCTCTGCCCGGGAATGCCTCTCCATGCTGCGCCGTATCTGCAAATATGCCGCGCACTTGCGCCTGATCCGTCCGATGGAGCTGGAAGTAGCGCTGCCAAAAGCCATCGACAAAATTTCTGTGCCCCTCTCCCCGGCGGAGCAGCAGCGGCTTTATCAGTATGTACAGGAGAACCCAACGCCTCGTAAAATCGGCTTATTACTGGGGCTTGAATTAGGTCTGCGTATTGGCGAGATTTGCGGCTTACAGTGGGGTGATTTTGACCTGAAACTCGGAACGCTGAAAATCAATCGGACGGTCTGCCGAATTTCCTGCGGAAACGGTCACACGAAGGTAGTCATCCAAACGCCCAAATCCCGCACCTCCCGCCGGGAAATTCCAATCCCAAAGCAGCTGCTTATTATGCTGAAAAAGCTGCGCGGATGTGTCAGCAATGCTGCATGGTTTCTGTCCGGCAACGAGTCCAAGCCCACCGAACCCCGTTGCTACCGAAAAAGCATCAAAGCATATCTGAAACAGGCAACTGTCCGGCAGGTACGTCCGCACGCGCTGCGCCATACCTTTGCAACGACCTGTCTGCAGGCGGGGTGCGATGTAAAGACCCTCAGTGAATTGCTAGGACATGCTAACGCCAACATCACTTTGCAGCGCTATGTGCACTCTGACCTGACCCGAAAGCGCCGGGAGATGAACCGAATATTCTCCCATCAGGTGTCCATGAGGGGCAGGAGCATGCTAAATATGACGTAG
- a CDS encoding Helicase associated domain protein: MREGVNKVALCLFEHNEKAYHAAVRMMDQYGKAAIVHPTGTGKSYIAFKLIEENPEKVVLWLSPSEYIFKTQLENLKKNDPGFPLANVHFYTYAKLMCCTQAQLEKIAAQKPAYIILDEFHRAGAECWGESTVALLKLCPDAKLLGLTATNIRYLDNNRDMAEELFDSRVASNMTLGEAVVRGILPAPKYVTTVYQYQKALAKYQARVDNLRAPGIQDVNQKYLDALRRALEQADGLDRVFAHHITNKAGKYIVFCANKEHMDEMVSHVPEWFAGVNPDVVVYQAYSDDPNTDKAFADFKTDTSNRLKLLFCIDMLNEGVHVEGISGVILFRPTISPIIYKQQIGRALTAGDTAAPLILDVVNNFEGLTSISGLQSEMQEAVHRLYANGEGDKIVTERFEVIEQVHDCRVLFEQLQASLSSGWEHYFSEASIYYAEHGNLNVPKLYTTPGGLSLGVWLVTQRRVREGQIQGNLTEQQIARLNSIGMVWGNRKEIAWQHGFEVAKKYHDTYGNLMVPGKYVDPDGYPLGQWIIKTRQQKLNGRLKEERIAQLDEIGMVWNIFDAKWEKAYALAAAYYEENGNLNIPRSYVTAAGERLGQWVASQQWAYPKGKLTDEQVERLNRIGMYWGNRNDRQWNEGYQEAKRYFDAHGNLNVPADYVSPGGYNLGNWVKRQRYTRHNPEKSCAVLTEERIAKLDTIGMRWEKADLRPRRLELAQGPHRESEKLNVSANHKTGEDIGLCS; this comes from the coding sequence ATGCGGGAAGGGGTGAACAAGGTGGCATTATGTCTGTTTGAGCACAACGAGAAAGCATATCATGCGGCAGTCCGGATGATGGACCAGTATGGCAAGGCTGCCATTGTTCATCCCACCGGCACCGGAAAGAGCTACATTGCGTTCAAGCTGATCGAGGAAAACCCGGAGAAGGTCGTGCTCTGGCTTTCCCCCAGTGAATATATCTTCAAGACCCAGCTGGAAAACCTGAAAAAGAACGACCCGGGCTTTCCGCTGGCAAACGTCCACTTTTACACCTACGCCAAACTGATGTGCTGCACCCAGGCGCAGCTGGAGAAAATTGCGGCGCAGAAGCCTGCCTATATTATACTCGATGAATTTCACCGTGCCGGTGCGGAATGTTGGGGCGAAAGCACGGTGGCTTTATTAAAGTTATGCCCGGATGCAAAGCTTCTGGGGCTGACAGCAACAAACATCCGTTATCTGGATAATAACCGCGATATGGCCGAAGAACTTTTCGATAGCCGTGTTGCGAGCAACATGACCCTTGGCGAAGCAGTCGTCAGGGGCATTTTGCCTGCCCCGAAATATGTGACTACGGTCTACCAGTACCAGAAAGCGCTTGCAAAGTATCAGGCACGGGTGGACAACCTGCGGGCACCGGGCATTCAGGATGTGAATCAGAAATATCTGGACGCGCTGCGCCGCGCACTGGAACAAGCGGATGGTCTGGATAGGGTCTTTGCACATCATATCACGAATAAGGCTGGCAAGTACATCGTGTTCTGCGCCAACAAGGAGCACATGGACGAGATGGTATCCCATGTGCCGGAATGGTTTGCAGGGGTCAACCCGGACGTTGTGGTGTATCAGGCCTATTCAGATGACCCGAACACCGACAAGGCTTTTGCGGACTTCAAGACAGACACCAGCAACCGGCTGAAGCTGCTGTTCTGCATTGATATGCTCAACGAGGGTGTTCATGTGGAGGGGATTTCCGGGGTCATCCTGTTCCGACCTACCATTTCTCCTATCATCTACAAGCAACAGATCGGACGTGCCCTGACCGCCGGGGACACCGCAGCCCCGTTGATTCTCGATGTGGTCAACAACTTTGAGGGCTTGACCAGTATTTCCGGTCTGCAAAGCGAGATGCAGGAAGCAGTCCATCGTCTGTATGCCAACGGCGAGGGCGACAAGATCGTGACCGAACGGTTCGAGGTCATCGAACAGGTGCACGACTGCCGGGTGCTGTTTGAGCAGCTGCAGGCAAGCCTTTCTTCCGGTTGGGAGCACTACTTCTCTGAGGCGAGCATCTACTATGCGGAGCACGGCAATTTGAACGTCCCGAAACTGTATACGACGCCCGGTGGTCTGAGCCTTGGTGTGTGGCTGGTGACCCAGCGCCGGGTGCGCGAGGGACAGATCCAAGGCAACCTGACCGAGCAGCAGATCGCGCGGCTGAACAGCATCGGGATGGTCTGGGGCAACCGGAAAGAAATCGCGTGGCAGCACGGATTTGAGGTTGCGAAAAAATACCACGACACCTACGGGAACCTGATGGTGCCCGGAAAATATGTAGACCCGGACGGCTATCCCTTGGGACAGTGGATCATCAAGACCCGGCAGCAAAAACTGAACGGACGCTTAAAGGAAGAACGCATTGCACAGCTTGATGAGATCGGCATGGTGTGGAACATTTTCGATGCCAAGTGGGAAAAGGCTTATGCGCTGGCTGCGGCTTATTATGAGGAAAACGGCAACCTGAATATCCCACGTTCCTATGTGACAGCGGCTGGTGAACGGCTGGGGCAATGGGTCGCAAGCCAGCAATGGGCGTACCCGAAAGGAAAGCTGACAGACGAGCAGGTCGAACGGCTCAACCGTATCGGAATGTACTGGGGCAACCGCAATGACCGCCAGTGGAACGAAGGATATCAGGAAGCCAAGCGCTATTTTGATGCCCACGGCAATCTGAACGTCCCGGCTGATTATGTGTCACCGGGCGGTTACAACCTTGGAAATTGGGTCAAGCGGCAGCGGTATACCCGCCATAACCCCGAAAAAAGCTGTGCTGTGCTGACAGAGGAGCGTATTGCAAAGCTGGATACCATCGGGATGCGGTGGGAGAAAGCGGATTTGAGACCGCGCCGGTTGGAGTTGGCACAAGGACCTCATAGGGAAAGCGAAAAACTGAATGTTTCAGCTAACCACAAAACGGGGGAAGATATCGGTTTGTGTAGTTGA
- a CDS encoding FtsW/RodA/SpoVE family cell cycle protein — protein MENISYKVALGQRRIFSREGAKKLVPCITAVVIAWVISVLLTLRAQDAAAAQAATQLWVLPCLSIAAMVISVSVGGEAMIILFVTFVANVGISVQLLLDASAAQSLEAAYLTGFVLAVIGACAVRFISRCKAPTVEAISIVGSLVLFMGAMFSPAVNGSHIAVKVMGRSALVGQPMLMIALVGIAAAVTDMESGSPQRVLHAGILLLTNGFFFVLMNELGSLLILLITVSLVLIASDGVKPIDLIPVGCLFASLSFLGWKALSILGTKLPHSLFGKIWNKINARFAYVNVLSKMDSLSQEETLGAAYQPIQGQKAILTSKWLGHSPYDISIPAKSSDYVTCWIANRLGLAAVLAVVVLVYIIFIYGLIFSSRSHGMVSVMGVACASALAAGGALNLLGATNIFPAVGVSFPLLSEGTMNIIVNSMMTGVIVLSTIKEREEN, from the coding sequence GTGGAAAATATTTCCTACAAGGTCGCCCTTGGACAGCGCCGTATTTTCAGTAGGGAAGGGGCAAAAAAGCTGGTGCCATGTATCACTGCCGTGGTCATTGCGTGGGTCATCAGTGTGCTTTTGACGCTCAGGGCACAGGATGCTGCTGCCGCACAGGCTGCAACGCAGCTCTGGGTGCTGCCCTGCCTCAGCATCGCGGCCATGGTGATCTCCGTCTCCGTCGGGGGAGAAGCAATGATCATCCTCTTCGTAACATTTGTTGCGAATGTAGGCATCAGCGTCCAGCTGCTTTTGGATGCAAGTGCAGCCCAGAGCTTGGAGGCGGCGTACCTTACGGGCTTTGTACTCGCTGTTATTGGTGCATGTGCGGTGAGGTTCATTTCACGCTGCAAAGCGCCCACCGTTGAAGCAATTTCCATTGTGGGGTCGCTGGTCTTGTTTATGGGGGCAATGTTCAGTCCCGCTGTCAATGGCTCTCATATCGCAGTAAAGGTTATGGGGCGCTCGGCTCTGGTCGGTCAACCGATGCTGATGATTGCTCTCGTGGGTATTGCAGCGGCCGTCACAGACATGGAAAGCGGCTCCCCTCAGCGAGTGCTCCATGCAGGTATTCTTTTGTTGACCAATGGGTTCTTCTTTGTGTTAATGAACGAGCTGGGCTCCTTGCTGATCCTTCTCATCACCGTCTCTCTTGTGCTCATCGCAAGCGATGGAGTAAAGCCGATCGATTTGATCCCGGTGGGGTGCCTCTTCGCCAGCCTCAGCTTTTTGGGCTGGAAAGCCCTAAGCATTCTGGGAACGAAGCTCCCTCATTCGCTCTTTGGGAAAATCTGGAATAAAATCAACGCGCGGTTTGCCTATGTTAACGTACTCTCGAAAATGGACAGCCTTTCGCAAGAAGAAACGTTAGGGGCAGCGTATCAGCCAATTCAGGGGCAAAAGGCGATCTTGACCTCGAAGTGGCTGGGACACAGTCCGTATGACATCAGTATCCCAGCGAAAAGCTCGGACTACGTTACATGTTGGATCGCGAACAGATTAGGGCTGGCGGCTGTTTTGGCCGTGGTCGTGCTCGTGTACATTATTTTCATTTATGGCTTGATTTTCAGCAGCAGAAGCCATGGAATGGTGAGTGTGATGGGCGTTGCCTGCGCAAGCGCACTCGCAGCAGGCGGAGCGTTGAACCTTTTGGGCGCGACGAACATCTTCCCGGCAGTCGGCGTATCCTTCCCGCTTCTGAGCGAAGGAACGATGAATATTATCGTGAATTCGATGATGACGGGAGTAATCGTGCTTTCGACCATAAAAGAAAGAGAGGAGAATTGA
- a CDS encoding polysaccharide pyruvyl transferase family protein: MKVAYCTGFWCTNIGNGFFSLGVEYVLKKILGAENVTVVSDYQTYTTSYGKRLYPHKNQLEYIAKLDVDYIVLAGPVISKYFLPLWKDILLELKERGVGYMILSAGTMKLDATARCEVEEFFKQCPPFVFSSRERETYEAFGKYATNAYDGICFSFFTPDYYAPCKIDFGQPYWISNFDKIIEPEIWTDDSSRKHTHEFEFDNQRIFVNSPSTVAAKTDRFTDALIYVRSLLPAPKRENEIGRYKLVRTDQRFHPHFRSKIYAYKNSFCADIPYGYINLYANSQLTLSDRVHSCAVTLAYGHSAMLFVKTNRVGLLERVGAGEITKKPVKLDMELISEEKNKLVQWLKTVLL, encoded by the coding sequence ATGAAGGTGGCGTATTGCACTGGATTTTGGTGCACGAATATCGGAAACGGCTTTTTTAGTTTGGGTGTAGAGTATGTGCTTAAGAAAATTCTGGGCGCAGAGAATGTGACAGTCGTTTCAGATTATCAAACTTACACAACAAGTTACGGAAAGCGGCTGTATCCTCATAAGAATCAGCTTGAGTACATCGCAAAGCTCGATGTGGATTATATTGTGCTTGCCGGACCTGTGATTTCTAAGTATTTCCTCCCACTGTGGAAAGACATTCTGCTGGAACTCAAAGAACGTGGCGTAGGTTATATGATTTTGAGTGCTGGTACTATGAAGCTTGATGCTACTGCCAGATGTGAGGTTGAAGAATTCTTTAAGCAGTGTCCTCCGTTTGTTTTTTCGTCTAGAGAACGTGAAACCTATGAGGCATTTGGGAAATACGCAACTAATGCGTATGATGGAATTTGCTTCTCCTTCTTTACCCCGGATTACTATGCTCCCTGCAAGATTGATTTCGGGCAGCCGTACTGGATTTCTAATTTTGATAAAATTATTGAGCCGGAAATCTGGACCGATGATTCTAGTCGTAAACACACCCATGAATTTGAATTTGACAATCAAAGGATTTTCGTTAATTCGCCTTCTACGGTTGCAGCAAAAACAGATCGGTTTACAGATGCATTGATTTATGTACGAAGCCTTCTGCCAGCACCGAAACGTGAAAACGAAATCGGGCGGTATAAGTTGGTAAGAACGGATCAAAGATTCCACCCGCATTTTAGAAGCAAAATCTACGCATATAAAAACTCCTTCTGTGCAGATATCCCTTACGGGTATATTAATCTGTATGCAAATTCTCAGTTGACTCTGTCCGATAGAGTACATTCCTGTGCTGTGACGCTTGCATACGGTCATTCTGCAATGCTCTTTGTGAAGACCAATCGGGTGGGTCTGCTCGAGCGAGTTGGAGCAGGTGAAATAACAAAGAAACCTGTCAAATTGGATATGGAACTTATTTCAGAAGAGAAAAATAAACTTGTTCAGTGGTTAAAAACTGTGCTTCTATAA